A portion of the Stigmatella aurantiaca DW4/3-1 genome contains these proteins:
- the clsB gene encoding cardiolipin synthase ClsB produces the protein MRELGAERERVGLGAEALAESGQGPVPEHGLVWSPSIPNRFLARYYLPRSHSILHGNSCQLLRDGVEAYPAMLEAIQRARRSIRLETYMFISDAVGELFGQALAEAAERGVHVKVLFDAVGSWTSRRGFFEALRQRGVDIRPFKPFSLSRGLRHLMRRDHRKILVVDGEVAFTGGVNISAHWAPLGQGGGWRDDVLRIEGPAVHELERRFRATWRMAFQDRFERFRSRLHPSQWRARKTPGKVCLSVLSSRRSIHRAYLNAISRARRSVLIAAAYFVPDRRMVAALCEAAQRGVEVSLLLNGRSDHPLLEHATRAFYEKLLGAGIRIFEWQRGVLHAKTAVVDGVWGTLGSFNLERLSLAFNHEANAVFADPRLGKALEDSFRNDCGNCREVSLTEFRQRPLWQKVLERVLYFFRKVL, from the coding sequence ATGCGTGAGCTGGGGGCGGAGAGGGAGAGGGTGGGGCTGGGCGCGGAGGCGCTTGCGGAGTCCGGGCAGGGGCCGGTGCCGGAGCACGGGCTGGTCTGGAGCCCGAGCATCCCCAACCGTTTTCTGGCGCGGTACTACCTGCCGCGCAGCCACAGCATTCTTCACGGCAACTCCTGCCAACTCCTCCGGGACGGCGTGGAGGCGTACCCGGCGATGCTGGAGGCCATCCAGCGGGCGCGCCGCTCCATCCGCCTCGAGACGTACATGTTCATCTCCGATGCGGTCGGAGAACTCTTTGGCCAGGCCTTGGCCGAGGCCGCCGAGCGCGGGGTCCACGTCAAGGTGCTCTTCGACGCGGTGGGCTCGTGGACGAGCCGCCGCGGCTTCTTCGAAGCGTTGCGCCAGCGGGGGGTGGACATCCGCCCCTTCAAGCCCTTCAGCCTGAGCCGGGGCCTGCGGCACCTGATGCGCAGGGACCACCGGAAGATCCTCGTGGTGGATGGCGAGGTGGCCTTCACGGGAGGGGTGAACATCTCCGCGCACTGGGCTCCGCTGGGCCAGGGAGGGGGCTGGCGCGATGACGTGCTGCGCATCGAGGGCCCCGCGGTGCACGAGCTGGAGCGCCGCTTCCGGGCGACCTGGCGCATGGCGTTCCAGGACCGCTTCGAGCGCTTCCGCTCGCGGCTCCATCCCTCGCAGTGGCGCGCCCGGAAGACGCCGGGCAAGGTGTGCCTGTCGGTGCTCTCCAGCCGCCGCAGCATTCACCGGGCGTACCTGAACGCCATCTCCCGCGCGCGGCGCAGCGTGCTCATCGCCGCGGCGTACTTCGTGCCGGACCGGCGGATGGTGGCGGCGCTGTGCGAGGCGGCGCAGCGCGGCGTGGAGGTGAGCCTGCTGCTCAACGGCCGGAGCGACCATCCCCTCCTGGAGCACGCCACGCGGGCCTTCTACGAGAAGCTGCTGGGGGCGGGGATCCGGATCTTCGAGTGGCAGCGCGGCGTGCTGCACGCGAAGACCGCGGTGGTGGACGGCGTCTGGGGGACGCTGGGCTCCTTCAACCTGGAGCGGCTCAGCCTGGCCTTCAACCACGAGGCGAATGCCGTGTTCGCGGATCCTCGGTTGGGCAAGGCGCTGGAGGACTCGTTCCGCAACGACTGCGGCAACTGCCGGGAGGTCAGCCTGACGGAATTCCGTCAGAGGCCACTCTGGCAGAAGGTGCTGGAGCGGGTGTTGTACTTCTTCCGCAAGGTGCTCTGA
- a CDS encoding cupin domain-containing protein translates to MSQKKDAFSHPLLVRAADHAQVPQQSQSHPLNPASLVRGLSLSELTGLKRLGIHLLKVAPGKESFIFHSHQSEEEFLYILSGRGIAEIGEERYEVGPGDFMGFPTPSVGHHLLNPFEEELVYLSGGERREVEVADFPRLGKRLVRFGMQAAIYEVDSGHKLSFEEE, encoded by the coding sequence ATGTCCCAGAAGAAGGATGCCTTCTCCCACCCGCTGCTCGTCCGTGCCGCGGACCATGCGCAAGTGCCCCAGCAGTCCCAGTCTCACCCGCTCAACCCGGCCTCGCTGGTGCGGGGCCTGTCGTTGAGCGAGCTGACAGGGCTCAAGCGCTTGGGGATTCACCTGCTGAAGGTCGCGCCGGGCAAGGAGTCCTTCATCTTCCATTCCCACCAGTCCGAGGAGGAGTTTCTCTACATCCTCTCGGGGCGAGGCATCGCCGAGATCGGCGAGGAACGCTATGAGGTCGGGCCCGGAGACTTCATGGGCTTTCCCACGCCCAGCGTGGGCCATCACCTGCTCAACCCCTTCGAGGAAGAGCTCGTCTACCTCTCGGGCGGAGAGCGCCGGGAGGTGGAGGTGGCGGACTTCCCGCGCCTGGGCAAGCGGCTGGTGCGCTTCGGCATGCAGGCGGCCATTTACGAGGTGGACAGCGGGCACAAGCTCTCCTTCGAGGAGGAGTAG
- a CDS encoding NAD(P)H-dependent glycerol-3-phosphate dehydrogenase encodes MRSSVIGSGSFGTALANSLAVNCEEVRLWGRDAGLASSINTRHENPTYLPGIPLSPRVRATLDLKEALEGAEMVLLAMPSHATRDILSRAVEFLPRHVPLLTVAKGIENETLLTMTELLEDCLPEEFHPYIAVLSGPSFARELALRSPTVVTIASHWEKVAARCQKILQTESFRSYTSNDVVGVQYGGALKNVIAIAAGIADGLGMGHNARAAIITRGLAEITRLAVRKGGNPLTLSGLSGMGDLVLTCTGELSRNRRVGMELGKGRSLAEILAEMKQVAEGVKTAKSARDLAVKLGVELPICEQVYAIAYEGKSAKAVVVELMTRQPKSELSGA; translated from the coding sequence ATGCGCAGCAGCGTCATCGGCTCCGGCTCTTTTGGTACGGCGCTCGCCAACTCCCTGGCGGTGAACTGTGAGGAGGTCCGCCTGTGGGGGCGCGATGCGGGGCTGGCCAGCAGCATCAACACCCGCCATGAGAACCCCACGTACCTGCCGGGCATCCCGCTGTCACCGCGGGTGCGCGCCACGCTGGATTTGAAGGAGGCGTTGGAGGGCGCGGAGATGGTCCTCCTGGCCATGCCCAGCCATGCCACGCGGGACATCCTCTCCCGGGCGGTGGAGTTCCTGCCGCGCCACGTGCCGCTGCTCACGGTGGCCAAGGGCATCGAGAACGAGACGCTGCTGACGATGACGGAGCTGCTGGAGGACTGCCTGCCGGAGGAGTTCCATCCTTATATTGCCGTGCTGTCGGGCCCCAGCTTCGCGCGGGAGCTGGCGCTGCGCAGCCCCACGGTGGTGACCATCGCCTCGCACTGGGAGAAGGTGGCGGCGCGGTGCCAGAAGATCCTTCAGACGGAGTCGTTCCGCTCCTACACCTCCAACGACGTGGTGGGGGTGCAGTACGGGGGCGCGCTGAAGAACGTGATCGCCATCGCGGCGGGCATCGCGGACGGGCTGGGGATGGGGCACAACGCGCGGGCGGCCATCATCACGCGGGGGCTGGCGGAAATCACCCGCTTGGCGGTGCGCAAGGGCGGCAATCCGCTGACGCTCTCGGGGCTGTCGGGGATGGGAGACCTGGTGCTCACGTGCACGGGCGAGTTGAGCCGCAACCGCCGCGTGGGCATGGAGCTGGGCAAGGGGCGGTCGCTGGCGGAGATCCTCGCGGAGATGAAGCAGGTGGCCGAGGGGGTAAAGACGGCCAAGAGCGCGAGGGACCTGGCCGTGAAGCTGGGCGTGGAGCTGCCCATCTGCGAGCAGGTGTACGCCATCGCCTACGAGGGCAAGAGCGCCAAGGCCGTGGTGGTGGAGTTGATGACCCGCCAGCCGAAGTCCGAGCTGAGCGGCGCCTGA
- a CDS encoding helix-turn-helix transcriptional regulator gives MDRTERLLDLVALLLDAREPISWAELREHFPADYGGISDDAAERKFERDKAELLELGLPLSYVQGDDDRKDGYLVDRSAYYLPEVDLTKEELAVLYAAGSASLASGAFPGSDDLAHALRKIGFFAGDALPTPRVRMELGSAQSDPGLSSRLEHLWEACAAHKWVQISYASPKQPAVTERKVDPYGLALRRGVWTLVGYCHLRQGLRTFHVHRIRELKVNTSKPRTPDFEVPAEFSLEAHVAYFPWEHRFHEPMEVTLSLRGDAAQRATSLFPKATVEPRGPSDGDRVRVRLGVTFLDGLLRFCLALGQDCRVEAPEAAVQRGREMALRIVERHAPVSDEKKVSG, from the coding sequence ATGGACCGTACGGAACGCCTCCTCGATCTCGTTGCTTTGCTGCTCGATGCCCGCGAGCCCATCTCGTGGGCCGAGTTGCGCGAGCACTTTCCCGCCGATTACGGCGGCATCTCGGACGATGCCGCGGAGCGCAAATTCGAGCGTGACAAGGCGGAGCTGCTCGAGCTGGGGCTGCCGCTCTCCTACGTCCAGGGCGATGACGACCGGAAGGATGGCTACCTCGTCGACCGGAGCGCGTACTACCTGCCCGAGGTGGACCTCACCAAGGAGGAGCTGGCGGTGCTGTACGCCGCGGGAAGCGCCTCGCTGGCCTCGGGGGCCTTTCCGGGCAGCGATGATCTGGCCCACGCGCTGCGCAAGATCGGCTTCTTCGCGGGCGATGCGCTGCCGACCCCCCGGGTCCGCATGGAGCTGGGATCGGCCCAGAGCGACCCCGGGCTCTCCTCCCGGTTGGAGCACCTCTGGGAGGCGTGCGCCGCGCACAAGTGGGTGCAGATCTCCTACGCCTCGCCCAAGCAGCCCGCGGTCACCGAGCGCAAGGTCGACCCGTATGGCCTGGCGCTGCGCCGAGGCGTCTGGACGCTGGTGGGCTACTGTCACCTGCGCCAGGGGCTGAGGACCTTCCACGTCCACCGCATCCGCGAGCTGAAGGTGAACACCTCCAAGCCGCGCACGCCCGACTTCGAGGTGCCCGCGGAGTTCTCCCTCGAAGCGCACGTGGCCTACTTCCCGTGGGAGCACCGCTTCCATGAGCCCATGGAGGTGACGCTGAGCCTGCGCGGGGATGCCGCCCAGCGGGCCACGAGCCTCTTTCCCAAGGCCACGGTGGAGCCGAGGGGGCCATCCGATGGGGATCGGGTCCGGGTCCGGCTCGGGGTGACGTTCCTGGATGGGTTGCTGCGCTTCTGCCTGGCGCTCGGACAGGATTGCCGGGTGGAGGCCCCCGAGGCCGCCGTTCAGCGGGGGCGCGAGATGGCCCTGCGCATCGTGGAGCGCCATGCTCCGGTCTCCGACGAGAAGAAGGTGAGTGGATGA
- a CDS encoding ferritin-like domain-containing protein, whose protein sequence is MDSPSVYRLFLKALRASLVPPLVLTGCGEGDLDLTGYASPSCEGGGLAVSGLSPAAPVDGVQLRISTVIGEDAEMDREVSSSGTVCATASNPPVCQAALENLAPQSSFHRVCADICSAYYLATTRGDDVTAHATLEALKGFLGTVDTAQEAVLIAFAEGYNLDCDNPQRGAVRLNADGGFSLVATRGFACGKGTEVTRFELEVSSSGQLKEVSSKVVERGRDNCAIGRRPVGLRTAEAVDCTDALGRHFAAAAHLEAASINAFLRLREELALHGADAVLQDAALRSAWEEVQHTDVSTRLARRFGASPPPPGVEALPLRSLFEVALDNVVEGCVRETFGALVAHHQAANARDEGIRQAMTQIAADETRHAGLSWAIDRWIQAQLPDAERARLREARAQAVAALREEIAHPQEAVLIEEAGLPAPEVASAMMDSLDRDLWACR, encoded by the coding sequence GTGGACTCGCCCTCCGTCTATCGCCTCTTCCTGAAGGCCTTGCGCGCCTCGCTCGTGCCCCCGCTGGTGCTGACGGGGTGCGGAGAGGGGGACTTGGATCTGACGGGCTACGCATCGCCTTCCTGCGAAGGCGGTGGGCTCGCGGTGAGCGGCCTGTCGCCTGCCGCACCGGTGGATGGCGTGCAACTGCGGATCTCCACGGTCATCGGTGAGGACGCGGAGATGGACCGCGAGGTGAGTTCCTCGGGGACCGTTTGCGCGACGGCTTCCAACCCCCCGGTGTGCCAGGCCGCCTTGGAGAATTTGGCGCCGCAGAGCAGCTTCCACAGGGTCTGCGCTGACATCTGCAGCGCGTACTATCTGGCGACGACGCGAGGCGATGACGTCACCGCGCATGCAACGTTGGAGGCCCTCAAGGGCTTTCTGGGCACCGTGGATACGGCTCAGGAGGCGGTGCTGATCGCCTTCGCGGAAGGCTACAACCTGGATTGCGACAACCCGCAGCGCGGCGCGGTGCGGCTGAACGCGGACGGCGGCTTCAGCCTCGTCGCCACCCGTGGCTTCGCCTGTGGAAAGGGCACGGAGGTGACGCGGTTTGAGCTGGAGGTCTCCTCCTCGGGGCAGCTGAAAGAGGTGAGCAGCAAGGTCGTCGAGCGGGGGCGTGACAACTGCGCCATTGGGCGCCGCCCCGTGGGGCTGCGGACGGCGGAAGCGGTGGACTGCACGGACGCGCTGGGCCGCCATTTCGCGGCGGCCGCCCACCTGGAAGCGGCGTCCATCAATGCCTTCCTCCGGCTGCGCGAGGAGCTGGCGCTCCACGGTGCCGATGCCGTCCTCCAGGATGCCGCGCTGCGGAGCGCCTGGGAGGAGGTCCAGCACACGGATGTCTCCACCCGCCTGGCCCGGCGCTTCGGCGCCTCGCCCCCCCCGCCCGGGGTGGAAGCGCTGCCCCTGCGCTCCCTGTTCGAGGTGGCCTTGGACAACGTCGTGGAGGGATGCGTGCGCGAGACGTTCGGCGCGCTGGTGGCGCACCACCAGGCCGCGAACGCGCGCGATGAGGGGATTCGCCAGGCGATGACTCAGATTGCCGCGGATGAGACCCGGCACGCGGGGCTCTCCTGGGCCATTGATCGCTGGATCCAGGCACAGCTCCCGGACGCCGAGCGCGCGCGGCTGCGCGAGGCGCGGGCTCAGGCCGTGGCGGCCCTGCGCGAGGAGATCGCCCACCCGCAGGAGGCCGTGCTCATCGAGGAGGCCGGTCTTCCGGCCCCGGAAGTTGCTTCTGCAATGATGGACTCGCTCGACCGGGACCTTTGGGCCTGTAGGTAA
- the hflX gene encoding GTPase HflX gives MKEIYGNTLGLKANEQSRLRNTYRRRVAPNEIISPELARHLTELSSETNRQVGVLINRKGEIEYVVVGNAHKLELPDIGRARAGQIRLRGLRLVHTHLKSEPLTKDDLTDLALLRLDMVAAVGVGHEGLPGVLHYAHLVPENGTGEFWQVATLPSVHHGQPDLVDTLEALEEEFNRKAAARAVGGREKAILVAVCLDGNRARAEASLAELKELARTAGVEVLDSVLQVRREADPRYLIGRGKLEDLNLRSMQSMVDVLIFDKDLTPSQGRHIGEATSLKVLDRTQLILDIFAQRAQSAEGKLQVELAQLKYRLPRLVQSDDSLSRLAGGIGGRGPGETKLEIDRRRVRERITHLEKRIDAVSRERSVRRAQRNRRELPVISIVGYTNAGKSTLLNAITNADVLAENKLFATLDPTSRRLRFPQEREVIITDTVGFIRDLPKDLVAAFRATLEELYDASLLLHVVDAADPARDEQIEAVETILGSLGLMEKPRLMVWNKADLLPAEDVQALLRSRGGVAISAATREGLASLLAKADTTLFAEGASEMLGAL, from the coding sequence TTGAAGGAAATCTACGGCAATACCCTGGGCCTCAAGGCCAACGAACAGAGCCGGTTGCGCAACACCTACCGGCGGCGTGTGGCCCCCAACGAGATCATCTCCCCGGAGCTCGCCCGCCACCTCACCGAGCTGTCGAGCGAGACCAACCGGCAGGTGGGCGTCCTCATCAACCGCAAGGGGGAAATCGAGTACGTGGTGGTGGGCAACGCCCACAAGCTCGAGCTGCCGGACATTGGCCGTGCCCGCGCGGGGCAGATCCGTCTGCGTGGCCTGCGGCTGGTCCACACCCACCTCAAGAGCGAGCCCCTGACCAAGGACGACCTGACCGACCTGGCGCTGCTGCGCCTGGACATGGTGGCCGCCGTGGGCGTGGGACACGAGGGGCTGCCCGGGGTGCTGCACTACGCCCACCTGGTGCCCGAGAACGGCACCGGTGAGTTCTGGCAGGTGGCCACCCTGCCCAGCGTCCACCACGGCCAGCCCGACCTGGTGGACACGCTGGAGGCGCTGGAGGAGGAGTTCAACCGCAAGGCCGCGGCCCGCGCGGTGGGCGGGCGGGAGAAAGCCATCCTGGTGGCCGTGTGTCTGGACGGCAACCGCGCCCGCGCCGAGGCGAGCCTGGCGGAGCTGAAGGAACTGGCCCGCACGGCCGGCGTGGAGGTCCTCGACAGCGTGCTCCAGGTCCGCCGCGAAGCGGATCCGCGCTACCTCATCGGCCGGGGCAAGCTGGAGGATCTGAACCTGCGCTCCATGCAGTCCATGGTGGACGTCCTCATCTTCGACAAGGACCTGACGCCCTCCCAGGGCCGCCACATCGGCGAGGCCACCAGCCTGAAGGTGCTGGACCGCACGCAGCTCATCCTGGACATCTTCGCGCAGCGCGCCCAGAGCGCCGAGGGCAAGCTCCAGGTGGAGCTGGCCCAGCTCAAGTACCGCTTGCCGCGGCTCGTCCAGAGTGACGACTCGCTCAGCCGGCTCGCGGGCGGCATCGGCGGCCGGGGCCCGGGTGAGACGAAGCTGGAGATCGACCGCCGCCGGGTGCGCGAGCGCATCACCCACCTGGAGAAGCGCATCGACGCCGTCTCGCGCGAGCGCAGCGTGCGGCGGGCCCAGCGCAACCGGCGCGAGCTGCCCGTCATCTCCATCGTGGGCTACACCAACGCGGGCAAGTCCACCCTGCTCAATGCCATCACCAACGCGGACGTGCTGGCGGAGAACAAGCTGTTCGCCACGTTGGACCCCACCAGCCGCCGCCTGCGCTTCCCCCAGGAGCGCGAGGTCATCATCACCGACACGGTGGGGTTCATCCGGGACCTGCCCAAGGACCTGGTCGCCGCGTTCCGCGCCACCCTGGAAGAGCTGTACGACGCCAGCCTGCTGCTGCACGTGGTGGACGCGGCGGATCCGGCCCGGGACGAGCAGATCGAAGCGGTGGAGACCATCCTCGGCTCGCTGGGCTTGATGGAGAAGCCTCGCCTGATGGTCTGGAACAAGGCGGACCTGTTGCCGGCCGAGGACGTGCAGGCCTTGCTGCGCTCACGCGGCGGCGTCGCCATCAGCGCGGCGACGCGCGAGGGGCTCGCCTCCCTGCTGGCCAAGGCAGACACGACGCTGTTCGCGGAAGGGGCCTCGGAGATGCTCGGGGCCCTCTGA
- the proB gene encoding glutamate 5-kinase, protein MSDSGRDGVRAARRVVVKIGTNALTNATGRFNRSHFEALSEDLLWAAKDRELVVVSSGAIALGVERLGLPGRPKDIPGKQACAAVGQSRLMQAYEEAFGRAGKHVAQILLTHEDVQDRRRYLNVKHALDRLLEAGVVPVINENDTVSVDELKFGDNDTLASLVAGVVEAEVLVVLSDVEGLYTADPRKDAGAQLLAQVDAVTPELLALAGGSGSSVGTGGMSTKVRAAARASERGIRCVITSGAVPGRLRSVLGGEPVGTLFEASASRRSARTAWIAHALRPKGRLIVDAGARDAIVTSKRSLLPSGIKQVEGDFGRGDPVDLVDEQGSVFARGLSAYEGSELRRIAGHKSTEIEPLLGYRYLDEAVHRDDLAVLQAPA, encoded by the coding sequence GTGAGTGATTCAGGACGAGACGGGGTGCGCGCCGCCCGGCGCGTGGTGGTGAAGATCGGCACGAACGCGCTGACGAATGCCACGGGACGCTTCAACCGCTCCCACTTCGAGGCGCTGAGCGAGGACCTGCTCTGGGCGGCGAAGGACCGGGAGCTGGTCGTGGTCTCCAGCGGCGCCATTGCCTTGGGGGTGGAGCGGTTGGGGTTGCCGGGGCGTCCCAAGGACATTCCTGGCAAGCAGGCCTGCGCGGCGGTGGGCCAGAGCCGCCTGATGCAGGCGTATGAAGAGGCTTTTGGCCGGGCCGGCAAGCACGTGGCGCAGATCCTCTTGACGCACGAGGACGTCCAGGACCGGCGGCGCTACCTCAATGTGAAGCATGCCCTGGACCGGCTGCTGGAGGCGGGCGTGGTGCCCGTCATCAACGAGAACGACACCGTCTCCGTGGACGAGCTGAAGTTTGGTGACAATGACACACTGGCCAGCCTGGTGGCCGGCGTCGTCGAGGCCGAGGTTTTGGTGGTGCTCTCGGACGTGGAGGGGCTCTACACGGCCGATCCGCGCAAGGATGCTGGGGCCCAGTTGCTGGCGCAGGTGGACGCGGTGACGCCGGAGCTGCTGGCGCTGGCCGGGGGCAGTGGCTCCTCGGTGGGCACGGGGGGCATGTCCACCAAGGTCCGGGCCGCCGCCCGTGCCTCCGAGCGGGGGATTCGCTGCGTCATCACCTCGGGCGCCGTGCCGGGCCGGCTCCGGTCGGTGCTGGGGGGCGAGCCGGTGGGGACCCTCTTCGAGGCCTCCGCGAGCCGCCGCAGCGCCCGCACCGCTTGGATCGCCCATGCCTTGCGGCCCAAGGGGCGGCTCATCGTGGATGCCGGGGCGCGTGACGCCATCGTCACCTCGAAGCGCAGCCTGCTGCCCTCGGGGATCAAACAGGTGGAGGGGGATTTTGGCCGGGGCGATCCCGTGGACCTGGTGGACGAGCAAGGGAGCGTCTTCGCCCGGGGGCTCAGCGCGTACGAGGGCAGCGAGCTGCGCCGCATCGCCGGCCACAAGAGCACCGAGATTGAGCCCCTGCTGGGCTACCGGTACCTGGATGAGGCGGTGCACCGGGACGATCTGGCGGTGCTGCAAGCCCCGGCGTGA
- a CDS encoding WYL domain-containing protein, whose protein sequence is MSTVHERLRRLLFLVPYVSKHPGVSVEDLSKALNVKREDLLEELDLLTCVGRPPFNPDDYVDIYVDNDRVYVDLDQRLSRPPRLTAGEAAALAAAAELLRPGSGDALQGALQKLERILPAGARERYREMHRKIDASTDAPQSLGPLTRAILERREVTFDYASPGRASEPRQVRPYELLSHRGQWYLQGYCHTRQDSRLFRLDRMENLALTDTLFQPPADARAAVPNPARSEAGVRVRFSKLVAPYVRERFGSDARLLADGGVEVRVAGDSERWLIQWVLSFGGEAEVVEPASARAAVARAAQASLGF, encoded by the coding sequence ATGAGCACCGTCCATGAGCGGCTCCGCCGCTTGTTGTTCCTCGTGCCCTACGTCTCCAAGCACCCTGGGGTCTCGGTGGAGGATCTGTCCAAGGCGCTCAACGTCAAGCGGGAGGACCTGCTCGAGGAGCTGGACCTGCTCACCTGCGTGGGCCGTCCTCCCTTCAACCCGGACGACTATGTGGACATCTACGTGGACAATGATCGTGTCTACGTGGACCTGGATCAGCGCCTGTCCCGGCCGCCCCGGCTGACGGCGGGCGAGGCCGCGGCCCTGGCGGCGGCGGCGGAGCTGCTGCGGCCAGGCTCGGGCGACGCGCTCCAGGGCGCCTTGCAGAAGCTGGAGCGCATCCTGCCAGCGGGGGCGCGTGAGCGCTACCGGGAGATGCACCGGAAGATCGACGCTTCCACGGATGCCCCGCAGTCGCTCGGGCCGCTGACCCGCGCCATCCTGGAGCGGCGGGAGGTGACCTTCGACTACGCCAGCCCGGGGCGGGCCTCGGAGCCGCGCCAGGTGCGGCCCTACGAGCTGTTGAGCCACCGGGGCCAGTGGTACCTTCAGGGGTATTGCCACACCCGGCAGGACTCCAGGCTGTTCCGGCTGGATCGCATGGAGAACCTGGCGTTGACGGACACCCTGTTCCAGCCGCCCGCGGATGCGCGGGCCGCGGTTCCCAATCCGGCCCGCTCCGAGGCGGGCGTCCGGGTGCGCTTCTCCAAGCTGGTGGCCCCCTACGTCCGGGAGCGCTTTGGCTCGGATGCCCGGCTGCTGGCGGACGGGGGCGTCGAGGTGCGGGTGGCTGGCGACAGCGAGCGGTGGCTCATCCAGTGGGTGCTCTCCTTCGGGGGGGAGGCGGAGGTGGTGGAACCCGCTTCCGCCCGCGCCGCCGTTGCCCGGGCCGCCCAGGCCTCGCTAGGATTCTAG
- a CDS encoding FHA domain-containing protein, with protein sequence MGFQLKIAEGKDAGKEFQFEHEEVLIGRTPECDVVLYDAGISRKHCRIFSLGERYFVEDMGSSNGTKVNGAPIKKQPLSDGDQIGLGPVVFSFEALASDPGEEPNTDAGEDAPPNNDPSTRIVSLEEVKQRRSKREVLKPEGADAEPERLDKIQRSATRAGIPAIRATPRAPTGSGSRVAVERSAAPPSTPARRGAGAVERASSSRGASPPAALSAAERARIKRASGSIAAQLKIFWIEANTWTRRGVIAVMVLLGLSVVGLAYWLVLDSGRNAKAGAEEPLVLSAQPIEDSFGLGPDVTWDRPDLKSFTWEYTAATRAVVILHFQAQGISQGELVVTVNGLDVGQVPADTLTSRDRSLEIMIPPNVLKKGEINRFTFDNTKNPPGEDTWRIWNVWVEKALLPELPPDQLVREARNAYARGKLNIDRADVGARNRYLAWKSFREAWLMLEAHPEPKPDLYFEAKDRMGDAQQELDRTCSKLLLEAEGYYNQRNYKAAKHTLQHIREYFPEFDQPCAIKSENKLLEYNL encoded by the coding sequence ATGGGCTTCCAGCTGAAGATTGCCGAAGGCAAGGACGCGGGCAAGGAGTTCCAGTTCGAGCACGAAGAGGTGCTGATCGGACGGACGCCTGAGTGCGACGTGGTCCTGTATGACGCGGGGATCTCCCGCAAGCACTGCCGCATCTTCAGCTTGGGTGAGCGGTATTTCGTCGAGGACATGGGCAGCTCCAACGGCACCAAGGTGAACGGGGCGCCCATCAAGAAGCAGCCGTTGTCGGACGGAGACCAGATCGGTCTGGGCCCGGTGGTCTTCTCCTTCGAGGCGCTCGCGTCGGATCCCGGCGAGGAGCCCAACACCGACGCGGGGGAGGATGCGCCTCCGAACAATGATCCCAGCACGCGCATCGTCTCCCTGGAGGAGGTCAAGCAGCGCCGCAGCAAGCGCGAGGTGCTGAAGCCCGAGGGGGCGGATGCGGAGCCAGAGCGGCTGGACAAGATCCAGCGCTCGGCCACCCGTGCGGGGATTCCCGCGATTCGCGCCACCCCCCGTGCCCCCACCGGCAGCGGCTCGCGGGTGGCCGTGGAGCGGAGCGCCGCCCCCCCTTCCACGCCCGCGCGCCGGGGGGCTGGGGCGGTGGAGCGCGCGTCGTCCTCGAGGGGGGCCTCGCCCCCGGCGGCGCTGTCCGCCGCGGAGCGTGCCCGTATCAAGCGGGCCTCGGGCAGCATCGCCGCCCAGCTGAAGATCTTCTGGATCGAGGCGAACACCTGGACCCGCCGGGGCGTCATCGCGGTCATGGTGTTGCTGGGGCTGAGCGTGGTGGGGTTGGCGTACTGGCTGGTGCTCGACTCCGGCCGCAATGCGAAGGCGGGGGCCGAGGAGCCCCTCGTCCTGAGCGCTCAGCCCATCGAGGATTCGTTCGGCCTGGGCCCGGACGTGACGTGGGATCGGCCCGACCTGAAGTCCTTCACCTGGGAGTACACGGCCGCCACGCGCGCGGTCGTCATCCTGCACTTCCAGGCCCAGGGCATCTCGCAGGGCGAGCTGGTGGTGACGGTGAACGGTCTGGACGTGGGGCAGGTGCCCGCCGATACCCTGACCAGCCGGGATCGCTCCCTGGAGATCATGATTCCCCCCAATGTCCTCAAGAAGGGGGAGATCAACCGCTTCACCTTCGACAACACGAAGAATCCTCCGGGCGAGGACACCTGGCGCATCTGGAACGTGTGGGTGGAGAAGGCCCTGTTGCCCGAGCTTCCCCCGGACCAGCTCGTGCGCGAGGCGCGCAACGCCTACGCCCGGGGCAAGCTGAACATCGATCGCGCGGACGTGGGCGCCCGGAACCGGTACCTGGCGTGGAAGTCCTTCCGCGAGGCGTGGCTCATGCTGGAGGCCCACCCCGAGCCCAAGCCCGACCTCTACTTCGAGGCCAAGGACCGGATGGGCGATGCCCAGCAGGAGCTGGACCGGACCTGCTCCAAGCTGCTGCTGGAGGCCGAGGGCTACTACAACCAGCGCAACTACAAGGCGGCCAAGCACACGCTGCAACACATCCGCGAATACTTCCCGGAGTTTGACCAGCCGTGTGCGATCAAGTCGGAAAACAAGCTCCTTGAGTACAACTTGTAG